The following are encoded in a window of Chaetodon auriga isolate fChaAug3 chromosome 24, fChaAug3.hap1, whole genome shotgun sequence genomic DNA:
- the LOC143317146 gene encoding uncharacterized protein LOC143317146, translated as VCLFILSSAHMATLKQSSLQFESVNAGENLTLSCFCQDALAVLFYWYKQTVGQTPKLLATFYKHNSKGTFHDEFKKNPRFTLDTKSSNYPLKISDLRISDSATYYCVSSTLQDFTFCKGTTVIVKASSGIIPAVVHQSASETIQPGGFVTLNCTVHTGTCDGEHSVYWFKNSEESHPGLIYTHGGRNDQCERKPNTQTHTCVYNLPMKSLNLSHAGTYYCAVASCGHIVFGNGTKLDFEDQPDSLVYFLSVALAFTTILVVLLAFSVYKLKRRNCQRTESNTTYSTTSTPNTVPCQDTENLHYAAFSNVRTNRSRRQTDNTTSECVYSSVKQ; from the exons gtttgtcttttcattCTCTCCTCAGCTCATATGGCAACTTTAAAACAATCATCATTACAGTTTGAATCAGTTAATGCTGGAGAAAACTTGACTTTGTCGTGCTTCTGCCAAGATGCTCTAGCAGTGTTGTTTTACTGGTATAAGCAAACAGTGGGACAGACACCAAAGCTGCTGGCTACATTCTACAAGCATAATAGTAAGGGCACCTTTCATGATGAATTCAAGAAAAATCCACGCTTCACTCTGGATACAAAGAGCAGCAACTATCCCTTGAAGATTTCAGATTTGCGCATTTCAGACTCAGCTACATACTACTGCGTAAGCAGCACTTTACAAGACTTTACATTTTGTAAGGGCACTACTGTCATTGTAAAGGCTTCAAGTGGGATCATCCCAGCTGTGGTCCATCAGTCAGCATCTGAGACCATCCAGCCAGGAGGCTTTGTGACTCtgaactgtacagtacacactgggACCTGTGATGGagaacacagtgtttactgGTTCAAGAACTCTGAAGAATCTCATCCAGGACTCATTTACACCCATGGAGGCAGGAATGAtcagtgtgagaggaaacccaacacacaaacacacacctgtgtctacAACTTGCCAATGAAGAGCCTGAATCTGTCTCATGCTGGGACCTACTACTGCGCTGTTGCCTCATGTGGACACATAGTGTTTGGAAATGGGACCAAACTGGACTTTGAAG ATCAGCCGGACTCTCTTGTGTACTTCTTGAGCGTAGCTTTGGCATTCACCACCATCCTGGTTGTTTTGCTGGCTTTCTCCGTGTAcaagctgaagaggagaaactgCCAAAGAACAG AGTCTAATACAACATATTCAACAACTTCTACTCCAAACACGGTG CCATGTCAAGACACAGAGAACCTCCATTACGCTGCTTTTAGCAACGTCAGGACCAACAGATCGAGAAGACAGACGGACAACACCAcgagtgaatgtgtgtactcCTCTGTAAAGCAGTAG
- the LOC143317298 gene encoding uncharacterized protein LOC143317298 — MHLYAILCGVFHLSAVIQSAAVKQDTGVVSATVGDNVTLHCFYDSQAAMHFSWYRQTLGGGPELLSNIYKYDKPSKVFRWMEKNPRFSVQRKEGVNHLDISDVHFSDSATYFCGSSHSNTLEFGEGVFLSVKGAKLKEIVQGPVSDTIQPGGSVTLNCTVHTGTCDGEHSVYWFRHGSRQGILHTQGDQRKQVSTTGSRSQSCVYHLEKKNLSSSDAGTYYCAVASCGEILFGDGSKLLVEGDVDDTAAQMKILVWLSISRTGILLFFVIICLLVYISKSR; from the exons ATGCACCTATATGCGATCCTCTGCGGAGTAT TTCACCTGTCAGCAGTGATCCAGTCGGCAGCAGTCAAACAGGACACTGGGGTTGTATCCGCCACTGTTGGAGACAATGTGACTTTACATTGCTTCTATGACAGCCAAGCGGCGATGCACTTCTCCTGGTACCGACAAACATTAGGAGGTGGACCTGAGCTCCTGTCCAATATTTATAAGTATGATAAACCATCCAAAGTCTTCCGCTGGATGGAGAAGAACCCTCGTTTCTCTGTGCAAAGGAAGGAAGGCGTGAATCATTTAGACATCTCTGATGTCCACTTCTCAGATTCGGCTACATACTTCTGTGGAAGCTCACACTCCAACACACTGGAATTTGGAGAGGGGGTCTTTCTAAGTGTCAAAG GAGCCAAACTCAAGGAAATAGTGCAGGGACCAGTATCTGACACCATCCAGCCAGGAGGCTCTGTGACTCTcaactgtacagtacacactgggACCTGTGATGGagaacacagtgtttactgGTTCAGACATGGGTCTCGCCAAGGAATCCTTCACACACAAGGGGATCAGCGGAAACAGGTGTCTACAACAGGGTCTCGTTCACAGAGCTGCGTTTACCATTTGGAGAAGAAGAACCTGAGCTCCTCTGACGCTGGAACCTATTACTGCGCTGTGGCTTCCTGTGGGGAGATACTTTTTGGTGATGGCAGCAAGCTGCTTGTCGAAGGTGATGTTGACGACACAGCGGCACAGATGAAAATCTTGGTCTGGCTGTCCATCAGTAGAACTGGGATTCTGCTGTTCTTTGTAATCATTTGTCTCTTAGTTTATATCAGTAAGAGCAGGTAA
- the LOC143317326 gene encoding uncharacterized protein LOC143317326, with the protein MMNFTLITAFLCTFFWITVSESHTVEVQPGENVTLLCSNFTTFPSHIVWFKLANRHNVSCISSMLSSDGNASFCDGFQNSQFNMTANSTTLFLRIKEVDSSDSGLYFCGFYSGGKPVIVSATYLKVHVFDGITNLTSVILGSLIIVLVIVIIGLAVKIGKPHTAHPEEQTPQHSENLGSDALNYAAVTFHPKRKSSRRPPSEDQLESCVVFATTRSTQKTS; encoded by the exons ATGATGAACTTTACCTTGATCACAGCTTTCCTCTGTACCTTCT tttggaTCACAGTTTCTGAGTCTCACACTGTGGAGGTTCAGCCTGGTGAAAATGTCACACTGCTGTGCTCCAACTTTACCACGTTCCCCTCTCACATAGTGTGGTTCAAACTGGCCAACAGACACAATGTCAGCTGCATCTCCTCCATGTTGAGCTCCGATGGCAACGCATCATTCTGTGATGGATTTCAAAACAGCCAATTTAATATGACTGCCAACAGCACGACCCTCTTTCTCAGGATCAAAGAAGTGGATTCATCCGACTCTGGACTGTATTTCTGTGGATTTTACTCAGGTGGAAAGCCAGTAATTGTCAGTGCAACATATTTAAAGGTTCACG TGTTTGATGGAATAACAAATCTGACGAGTGTGATCCTGGGCTCTCTGATCATTGTCCTCGTCATAGTCATCATTGGTCTGGCTGTCAAAATCGGCAAACCTCACACAG CTCATCCAGAGGAACAGACCCCACAGCACAGTGAG AACCTGGGCTCTGATGCTCTGAACTACGCAGCAGTGACTTTCCATCCGAAACGAAAAAGCAGCCGAAGGCCTCCATCAGAGGACCAGCTGGAGTCATGTGTTGTATTTGCTACCACCAGATCGACTCAGAAAACATCCTGA